In Pseudomonas oryzicola, one DNA window encodes the following:
- a CDS encoding zinc-binding alcohol dehydrogenase family protein encodes MKAIVYDTPGLPIQDARSLFEHELPKPTPGARDLLIEIKAIAVNPVDTKVRASRGGDCPQVLGWDAVGIVRQVGDQVSLFQPGDEVFYAGAIDRPGAYSEFHLVDERLVGHKPRTLDNASAAALPLTSITAWELLFDRLGVQENGGAGQSLLIIGAGGGVGSILLQLARKLTQLQVIGTASRPETLAWVTEFGAHHVIDHSAPIAPQLEQLKLHPVDYVISLTHTDTYLAQIVEVLRPQGKLALIDDPAQLDIVPFKRKSLSVHWELMFTRSLYQTEDMVKQHQLLEKVSSLIDDGVIRTTVGEHFGSISASNLKRAHALIESGKAKGKIVLEGF; translated from the coding sequence ATGAAAGCCATCGTCTACGACACCCCAGGCCTTCCAATTCAAGATGCCCGGTCACTGTTCGAGCACGAACTGCCCAAGCCCACACCCGGCGCCAGGGATCTGCTGATCGAAATCAAAGCCATCGCGGTAAACCCGGTCGACACCAAGGTCAGAGCCAGCCGTGGCGGCGACTGCCCTCAAGTGTTGGGTTGGGATGCAGTCGGTATCGTTCGCCAGGTCGGTGACCAGGTGTCGCTGTTCCAGCCTGGTGATGAAGTGTTCTACGCCGGCGCAATCGACCGCCCTGGGGCCTACAGTGAATTCCACCTGGTCGATGAACGCCTCGTCGGGCACAAGCCTCGCACCCTGGATAACGCCAGCGCCGCTGCCCTGCCCCTGACTTCCATCACTGCCTGGGAGCTGCTGTTCGACCGTCTGGGTGTGCAGGAAAATGGCGGCGCCGGTCAGAGCCTGTTGATCATCGGCGCTGGCGGCGGTGTTGGTTCGATCCTGCTACAGCTCGCACGCAAGCTCACTCAGCTCCAGGTGATCGGCACCGCTTCGCGCCCTGAAACCCTGGCATGGGTCACTGAATTCGGGGCGCATCACGTCATCGACCATTCGGCACCCATTGCCCCGCAGCTGGAGCAACTCAAGCTCCACCCGGTGGATTACGTCATAAGCCTGACCCACACCGATACCTACCTTGCGCAGATCGTCGAAGTATTGCGCCCGCAGGGCAAGCTCGCACTGATCGATGACCCAGCGCAGCTCGATATAGTGCCGTTCAAGCGCAAATCATTGTCAGTGCACTGGGAGCTCATGTTCACCCGATCCCTGTATCAGACCGAGGACATGGTCAAGCAGCACCAGCTGCTGGAAAAGGTGTCGTCACTGATCGACGACGGGGTTATCCGGACTACCGTCGGCGAGCATTTCGGCAGCATCAGTGCCAGCAACCTCAAACGGGCCCACGCGCTGATTGAAAGCGGCAAGGCGAAAGGCAAGATTGTCCTGGAAGGCTTCTGA
- a CDS encoding sigma-70 family RNA polymerase sigma factor gives MQRTTSQEVLIAREAQLQALLLRGMDGDGRAYREFLTELGSHLRAFLGRRLRQRPGEVEDLLQEVLLAVHNARHTYRADQPLTAWVQAIACYKLADHFRAFARRESLHYPLADDEGELLAVEEGEPAQASRDLGKLLRQLPDKQRLPIVHVKLEGLSVEQTASLTGLSSSAVKVGIHRGLKALAAIIRGLRSDEHQ, from the coding sequence ATGCAACGAACTACCAGCCAGGAAGTGCTGATTGCGCGTGAGGCTCAGCTGCAGGCGTTGCTGCTGCGTGGCATGGACGGTGACGGCAGAGCGTACCGCGAATTCCTCACTGAACTTGGCTCGCACCTGAGGGCTTTCCTGGGCCGGCGCCTGCGCCAGCGCCCCGGCGAGGTCGAAGACCTGCTGCAGGAAGTGCTGCTCGCGGTCCACAATGCCCGCCACACCTACCGCGCGGATCAGCCGTTGACTGCCTGGGTGCAGGCTATCGCGTGCTACAAGCTGGCTGACCACTTCCGCGCCTTTGCGCGCCGGGAGTCCCTGCACTATCCGCTGGCGGACGACGAGGGCGAACTGCTCGCCGTCGAGGAGGGTGAACCCGCTCAGGCCAGCCGTGATCTGGGCAAGCTGCTGCGGCAGCTACCCGACAAGCAGCGCCTGCCGATCGTCCATGTGAAGCTGGAGGGTCTTTCGGTGGAGCAAACCGCCAGTCTGACCGGGCTTTCCAGTTCGGCGGTGAAGGTCGGCATCCACCGTGGGCTCAAGGCTCTTGCGGCTATCATCCGAGGATTGCGAAGCGATGAACACCAATGA
- a CDS encoding DoxX family protein produces MDIARTPLHHSGLRQRWNRLADILQHRLGDAFLFLVARFGIAATFFLSGRTKVEGLLSITPSTYELFRTEYMLPLLPPHIAAHLATYAEHFFPMLLVLGLFTRLSALALLGMTTVIEVFVYPDAWPTHLVWAGLLLLLVGRGAGSWSLDRVLGIR; encoded by the coding sequence ATGGATATCGCCCGCACTCCCCTTCACCACAGCGGCCTGCGCCAGCGCTGGAATCGCCTGGCCGACATCTTGCAGCACCGGCTCGGCGACGCGTTTCTCTTCCTGGTGGCGCGATTCGGGATCGCCGCGACCTTCTTTCTCTCCGGGCGCACCAAGGTCGAGGGCCTCCTGAGCATCACCCCGAGCACCTACGAGTTGTTCCGCACCGAATACATGTTGCCGCTGCTGCCACCGCACATCGCCGCGCATCTGGCAACCTACGCGGAGCACTTCTTCCCGATGCTGCTGGTACTGGGCCTGTTCACTCGCCTGTCAGCCTTGGCGCTGCTGGGCATGACCACGGTGATCGAGGTGTTCGTCTACCCGGATGCCTGGCCCACCCATCTGGTCTGGGCGGGCCTGCTGCTGTTGCTGGTCGGTCGAGGGGCTGGAAGCTGGTCGCTGGACCGAGTGCTGGGCATTCGCTGA
- a CDS encoding BufA1 family periplasmic bufferin-type metallophore, with product MKTLTIASAALALVAITGSALADDMNTKASNGAAMEKCYGVALAGKNDCKAGAGTTCAGSARKDYDGMHWKNVPAGTCTTIKTPKGMGSLTPSKA from the coding sequence ATGAAAACTCTGACCATCGCCAGCGCCGCCCTTGCCCTTGTCGCCATCACCGGTAGCGCTCTGGCCGACGATATGAACACCAAGGCCAGCAATGGCGCGGCCATGGAAAAGTGCTACGGTGTCGCGCTGGCCGGCAAGAACGACTGCAAAGCCGGTGCTGGGACCACCTGTGCGGGCAGTGCCAGGAAGGACTACGACGGCATGCACTGGAAGAACGTTCCTGCCGGGACCTGCACCACCATCAAGACGCCCAAGGGCATGGGCTCGCTGACCCCGAGCAAAGCCTGA
- a CDS encoding HvfC/BufC N-terminal domain-containing protein codes for MKTALGAFQDAFVDALYQRAAPALQSVTVQAAFEVYRNTVFNSCVDALCDNFPTIERLVGTAWLRAAAAIHARETPPSDARLILYGEGFADFLEAFEPARELPYLGPVARLDRLWTEAFIAPAQALLELPSLAGMTTSDLAACHLAPRTCVRWSWFSGQPIYSIWRCNREALPIPEELPWRGEGALLVGHAEGVTWHALEAGGCAFLDACAAGNDLDRASALALAAQPDLDFHDLLGHLLGAGVFRPINVT; via the coding sequence ATGAAAACCGCACTCGGTGCCTTCCAGGACGCCTTCGTCGACGCCCTCTACCAGCGCGCTGCCCCGGCACTGCAAAGCGTCACCGTGCAGGCAGCCTTCGAGGTGTATCGCAATACCGTGTTCAACAGCTGCGTCGATGCGCTGTGCGACAACTTCCCGACCATCGAACGCCTGGTCGGGACAGCCTGGCTTCGTGCAGCGGCCGCCATCCACGCCCGCGAGACGCCGCCCAGCGACGCCCGGCTGATTCTGTACGGGGAGGGTTTCGCAGACTTCCTCGAAGCGTTCGAACCCGCGCGGGAACTACCCTACCTTGGCCCCGTGGCGCGCCTGGACCGGCTGTGGACCGAGGCCTTCATCGCCCCTGCGCAAGCGCTGTTGGAACTCCCCAGCCTCGCCGGCATGACCACCTCCGACCTCGCCGCCTGCCACCTGGCACCGCGCACCTGCGTGCGCTGGAGCTGGTTCAGCGGGCAACCGATCTACAGCATCTGGCGCTGCAACCGCGAAGCCCTGCCGATACCCGAGGAACTGCCCTGGCGAGGCGAGGGCGCATTGCTCGTCGGGCATGCCGAAGGCGTCACCTGGCATGCGCTGGAGGCTGGCGGCTGCGCCTTCCTGGACGCCTGCGCAGCCGGCAACGACCTGGACCGAGCCTCAGCCCTGGCGCTCGCTGCACAACCTGATCTCGACTTCCACGACCTGCTCGGCCACCTGCTCGGCGCCGGGGTGTTCCGTCCCATCAACGTCACCTGA
- the arfB gene encoding alternative ribosome rescue aminoacyl-tRNA hydrolase ArfB encodes MLTISNQVHLPDAEIELTYIRAQGAGGQNVNKVSSAVHLRFDIPASSLPEFYKERLLALRDSRITGDGVLIIKAQQYRTQEQNRADALARLAELIIAAGKTEKKRRPTKPTLGSKTRRLEGKARRSTVKAGRGKVEF; translated from the coding sequence ATGCTGACCATCTCCAACCAAGTGCATCTGCCGGATGCCGAAATCGAACTGACATATATCCGCGCGCAAGGCGCGGGTGGGCAGAATGTCAACAAGGTGTCCAGCGCCGTGCACCTGCGCTTCGACATCCCGGCCTCATCGTTGCCCGAATTCTACAAGGAGCGGCTGCTGGCGCTGCGTGACAGTCGCATCACCGGCGACGGCGTGTTGATCATCAAGGCGCAGCAGTACCGCACCCAGGAGCAGAACCGTGCTGATGCACTGGCGCGCCTTGCCGAGTTGATCATCGCTGCCGGCAAGACCGAGAAGAAACGCCGCCCGACCAAGCCAACCCTCGGCTCGAAGACCCGCCGCCTGGAAGGAAAAGCCAGGCGGAGTACCGTCAAGGCAGGGCGGGGGAAAGTGGAGTTCTAG
- a CDS encoding DUF1109 domain-containing protein, producing the protein MNTNELIDLLSAGEGAVDRHVSGKRFAIGLVAGALGALLLMAAIFGVRPDLGEVARTPLFWAKVALPGSLAFVALWLNSRLARPGVKGGAAWVLLALPVLLVWIGAAVELTGVPADARAGLILGKTWRTCPLNIALLSVPTFVGVFWALRGLAPTRLRIAGAAGGLLAGASATLAYCLHCPEMGIPFWGVWYLLGMLLPTVMGALLGPRLLRW; encoded by the coding sequence ATGAACACCAATGAACTGATCGACCTGCTGAGCGCCGGTGAGGGCGCGGTGGACCGACACGTCTCTGGCAAGCGTTTCGCCATCGGCCTGGTGGCCGGAGCTCTGGGCGCGCTGCTGCTGATGGCGGCCATCTTCGGTGTGCGACCTGACCTGGGCGAGGTCGCACGCACGCCGCTGTTCTGGGCCAAGGTTGCGTTACCCGGCAGCCTTGCCTTTGTTGCCCTGTGGCTGAACAGTCGCCTGGCGCGGCCGGGAGTGAAGGGTGGGGCGGCCTGGGTGCTGCTGGCGCTGCCCGTACTGCTGGTCTGGATCGGCGCAGCGGTAGAGCTGACCGGAGTACCTGCCGACGCCCGCGCCGGCCTGATCCTTGGCAAGACCTGGCGCACCTGCCCGCTGAACATTGCGCTGCTCTCGGTGCCGACCTTCGTCGGCGTGTTCTGGGCGCTGCGCGGCCTTGCGCCAACCCGCCTGCGCATTGCCGGCGCGGCGGGCGGGCTGTTGGCGGGAGCCAGCGCAACCCTGGCGTACTGCCTGCACTGCCCGGAGATGGGCATTCCATTCTGGGGCGTCTGGTATCTGCTTGGCATGTTGCTGCCGACCGTCATGGGCGCGCTACTCGGACCTCGCTTGTTGCGCTGGTAG
- a CDS encoding phospholipase D family protein, whose product MITNQPLLALLLLILLSGGCTTARIAQEPSQALPANDSAFGRSVQAQAAPHQGQSGFRLFPDSAEAFAARAELIRNAQSSIDLQYYIVHDGFSTRILMRELLAAANRGVRVRILLDDTTSDDLERMIATMAAHPHMQIRVFNPLHLGRSTVVTRTLGRLFNLSQQHRRMHNKLWLVDNSVAIVGGRNLGDEYFDAEPNRNFTDIDMLSVGPVAEQLGQCFDQYWNSVLSKPIEQFTSIKPTARELSKLRARLDESLEETRKQNPALYSKLMSYTTQPRLNNWRGELIWAWNKAMWDAPSKVLSSGEPAPYLLLATQLEPELNGVGRELILVSAYMVPGQPGVLYLTRRADAGVSISLLTNSLEANDVPATQGAYAPYRKTLLEHGVQLFELRRQSGDTGHGRPRLSHKGSANSSDSSLHTKAMIFDQQKAFIGSFNFDSRSLLWNTEVGVLVDDPALAGQVRRLALEGMTPALSYHVRLENNHLVWVTEDNGIQHTLYKEPGGWWRRFNSWLSSTIGLEKML is encoded by the coding sequence GTGATAACCAACCAGCCCCTGCTTGCCCTACTGTTACTCATACTGCTGTCTGGGGGCTGTACGACAGCCAGAATCGCTCAAGAACCGAGTCAGGCCTTGCCGGCGAACGATTCGGCGTTCGGTCGTTCGGTCCAGGCCCAGGCTGCTCCCCATCAAGGTCAATCGGGGTTTCGCTTGTTCCCTGATAGTGCCGAGGCTTTCGCCGCCCGCGCCGAGCTGATTCGCAACGCACAAAGCAGCATCGACTTGCAGTACTACATCGTCCACGACGGTTTCAGTACACGGATACTGATGCGCGAGTTGCTCGCCGCCGCCAATCGCGGCGTCCGCGTGAGGATTTTGCTCGATGACACCACTAGCGACGACCTTGAGCGCATGATCGCAACAATGGCGGCGCATCCGCATATGCAGATTCGCGTGTTCAATCCGCTGCACTTGGGCCGCAGTACCGTGGTGACACGTACACTGGGCCGGCTGTTCAACCTGTCGCAGCAGCACCGGCGTATGCACAACAAGCTGTGGCTGGTGGACAACAGCGTGGCCATCGTCGGAGGACGCAATCTAGGCGACGAATACTTCGATGCCGAGCCCAACAGGAACTTCACTGACATCGACATGCTCAGTGTCGGCCCAGTTGCAGAACAGTTGGGACAGTGCTTTGACCAGTACTGGAACAGTGTCCTGAGCAAGCCCATCGAGCAGTTTACTTCGATCAAACCGACGGCCAGAGAGCTGAGCAAACTTCGGGCCCGGCTTGACGAATCTCTCGAGGAAACGCGCAAACAGAACCCTGCGCTTTATAGCAAGCTGATGAGCTATACCACACAGCCACGCCTGAACAACTGGCGAGGGGAGTTGATTTGGGCTTGGAATAAAGCGATGTGGGATGCACCGAGCAAAGTCCTGTCAAGTGGCGAACCAGCCCCGTACCTGCTATTGGCCACCCAATTGGAGCCCGAGCTCAACGGGGTCGGCAGGGAACTGATCCTGGTCTCGGCCTACATGGTGCCCGGCCAACCGGGAGTGTTGTACTTGACCCGCCGTGCCGACGCTGGGGTGTCGATCAGTTTGCTGACCAACTCACTGGAAGCCAACGACGTGCCCGCCACGCAGGGTGCCTACGCCCCTTACCGCAAAACCTTGCTGGAGCATGGTGTACAGTTGTTCGAATTACGCCGCCAATCGGGTGACACTGGCCACGGAAGGCCGCGCCTTTCGCACAAGGGTTCCGCCAATAGTTCCGACTCCAGCCTGCATACCAAGGCGATGATTTTCGACCAGCAGAAAGCGTTTATCGGTTCGTTCAACTTCGATTCACGCTCGTTGCTGTGGAACACCGAGGTGGGGGTTCTGGTCGATGATCCAGCGCTCGCCGGGCAGGTGCGCAGATTGGCCCTCGAAGGCATGACACCTGCTCTCAGTTATCACGTCCGGCTGGAAAATAACCATCTGGTCTGGGTCACCGAAGACAATGGCATACAACATACGTTGTACAAGGAGCCGGGGGGATGGTGGCGACGTTTCAACTCATGGCTCAGCAGCACGATTGGGTTGGAAAAAATGTTATGA
- a CDS encoding alkaline phosphatase family protein produces the protein MPAGKPLLLINVVGLTPSLLGANTPHINELLKTAQMASLQPSFPAVTSTVQASILTGAPPSQHGIVGNGWYFRDQAEVRFWLQPNALIQGEKVWDTLKRELPGFRCSQLFWWYNMYANVDASITPRPHYPADGRKRFGLYSSPPGLHEQIEAQIGEFPFPSFWGPAAGIASSRWIVDCALLEFQLNRSDLQLVYLPHLDYCLQKVGPEHPSIADEVRAIDHEVGRLLSFAQDQGAAVMLLSEYGIEAVGQSVSINRVLREQGLLQVRQSLTWELLDPGASAAFAVADHQIAHIYVRRQEDVARIKALLQRQPGIEQVLDRAEQRFWQLDHPRSGELVAIAAPGFWFDYYYWFDERKAPDFARTVDIHRKPGYDPVELFVDPAIRFPRLKMARRLLQKKLGFRYYIDLIPLDSGLVRGSHGRPPASEQAGPLLITDCDVPLPRSIAATAVKHLLLQHFLGQNQNDLANAKEHTCGEPSQ, from the coding sequence ATGCCTGCCGGTAAACCCCTGCTGCTGATCAACGTGGTCGGCCTGACGCCATCGCTGCTGGGCGCCAATACGCCGCATATCAACGAGCTGCTGAAAACCGCGCAGATGGCCAGCCTGCAACCGTCGTTTCCGGCGGTGACCTCTACGGTGCAGGCCTCGATCCTCACCGGGGCACCGCCGTCGCAGCACGGTATCGTCGGCAATGGCTGGTATTTCCGCGACCAGGCCGAAGTGCGCTTCTGGCTGCAGCCCAACGCACTGATCCAGGGTGAAAAGGTCTGGGACACGCTCAAGCGCGAACTGCCCGGGTTCCGCTGCAGCCAGTTGTTCTGGTGGTACAACATGTACGCCAACGTCGACGCCTCGATCACCCCGCGCCCGCATTACCCGGCCGACGGGCGCAAGCGCTTCGGGCTGTATTCGTCGCCACCGGGGTTGCACGAGCAGATCGAGGCGCAGATCGGCGAATTCCCCTTCCCCAGCTTCTGGGGCCCGGCGGCGGGCATCGCCTCGAGCCGCTGGATCGTCGATTGCGCCCTGCTCGAATTCCAGCTCAACCGCTCCGACCTGCAACTGGTCTATCTGCCTCACCTCGACTACTGCCTGCAGAAGGTCGGCCCCGAGCACCCGTCGATCGCCGATGAGGTGCGCGCAATCGACCATGAGGTCGGGCGCCTGCTCAGCTTTGCCCAGGACCAGGGCGCGGCGGTAATGCTGCTCTCGGAGTACGGCATCGAGGCGGTCGGGCAATCGGTGTCCATCAACCGCGTGCTGCGCGAGCAGGGTCTGTTGCAGGTGCGCCAATCGCTGACCTGGGAACTGCTCGACCCCGGTGCCAGCGCAGCCTTCGCCGTGGCCGATCACCAGATCGCCCATATCTATGTCAGGCGCCAGGAGGATGTGGCGCGGATCAAGGCCCTGCTCCAGCGCCAGCCCGGCATCGAGCAGGTACTGGACCGCGCCGAGCAACGCTTCTGGCAGCTGGATCATCCGCGCAGCGGCGAACTGGTAGCAATAGCCGCGCCAGGGTTCTGGTTCGATTACTACTACTGGTTCGATGAGCGCAAGGCGCCGGACTTCGCCCGCACCGTGGATATCCACCGCAAGCCTGGCTACGACCCGGTGGAGCTTTTCGTCGACCCGGCCATCCGTTTCCCCAGGTTGAAAATGGCGCGCCGTCTGCTGCAGAAAAAGCTCGGCTTCCGCTACTACATCGACCTGATCCCGCTGGACAGCGGCCTGGTCCGTGGCAGTCACGGTCGCCCGCCCGCCAGCGAGCAGGCGGGCCCGTTGCTGATCACCGATTGCGACGTACCGTTGCCGCGAAGCATTGCGGCGACGGCGGTCAAACACCTGCTCCTTCAGCATTTCCTGGGGCAGAACCAAAACGACCTGGCCAATGCCAAGGAGCACACATGCGGCGAGCCATCTCAATAA
- the bufB gene encoding MNIO family bufferin maturase, giving the protein MSAFHQPGAGLGLRGEHYAPALACSAQGLWFEVHPENYMVGGPRLAWLERIAERHPLSLHGVSLSLAADAPPDEAHLQRLRALVERVQPPLISEHLAWSSWRGQYLPDLLPFPRSHAALARITENIQRTQEALGRRIAIENPSHYLRLQGHDWDEIDFLAELALRTGCGLLLDVNNVHVSAHNLGFDAKRYLDRFPAAAILEIHLAGYSHDGGGELLIDSHDAPVAEAVWALYGHLIQRIGPRPTLIERDDHLPAFDVLQAERERAQAILNLAQVST; this is encoded by the coding sequence ATGAGCGCATTCCATCAACCGGGCGCCGGGCTGGGGCTGAGGGGCGAACATTATGCCCCGGCCCTCGCCTGCTCCGCTCAGGGGCTTTGGTTCGAAGTGCATCCGGAGAACTACATGGTCGGCGGCCCCCGCCTTGCCTGGCTGGAGCGGATCGCCGAGCGGCATCCGCTGTCGCTGCATGGGGTTTCGCTGTCCCTGGCGGCCGATGCCCCACCTGACGAGGCACACCTCCAGCGCTTGCGCGCGCTGGTCGAGCGCGTGCAACCGCCGCTGATTTCCGAGCACCTGGCGTGGTCGAGCTGGCGCGGCCAGTATCTCCCGGACCTGCTACCCTTCCCACGCAGCCATGCGGCCCTGGCGCGCATAACCGAGAACATCCAACGCACCCAGGAAGCTCTGGGCCGGCGCATCGCCATCGAGAACCCCAGCCATTACCTGCGCCTGCAGGGCCACGACTGGGATGAGATCGACTTCCTCGCGGAACTGGCACTGCGCACTGGCTGTGGCCTGCTGCTGGACGTCAACAACGTGCACGTCAGTGCACACAACCTGGGCTTCGATGCCAAGCGCTATCTTGATCGCTTCCCGGCGGCGGCCATCCTCGAAATCCACCTGGCCGGATACAGTCACGACGGCGGCGGCGAGCTGCTGATCGACTCCCACGATGCACCTGTCGCCGAAGCGGTCTGGGCGCTTTACGGGCACCTGATTCAACGTATCGGGCCTAGGCCGACATTGATCGAGCGCGACGACCATCTGCCAGCCTTCGACGTCCTGCAGGCCGAGCGCGAGCGCGCCCAGGCGATCCTCAACCTGGCTCAGGTGAGCACATGA
- a CDS encoding Lrp/AsnC family transcriptional regulator produces the protein MDLKILGKLQKDCCQNLELLSDSVGLSSTSCYRRIRRLESEGIIKAKVAILDERKLGIQVTALFLVKLDRDSNDIDRKMQHILASHPEIQDCYLMTGEFDFVMVAKFRDATEYTDYIYRFLDTYRNIPIRTYTSTLVVRTVKKSYELPLGGGLQHAVDA, from the coding sequence ATGGATCTGAAGATTCTGGGAAAGCTGCAAAAGGATTGCTGCCAGAATCTGGAACTGCTCAGTGACAGCGTCGGGCTGTCCTCTACCAGTTGCTATCGGCGGATCAGGCGCCTGGAGAGCGAGGGCATCATCAAGGCCAAGGTCGCGATACTGGACGAGCGCAAGCTGGGCATTCAGGTGACCGCCCTTTTTCTGGTCAAGCTGGACCGCGACAGCAACGACATCGACCGCAAGATGCAGCACATCCTGGCCAGCCACCCGGAGATTCAGGACTGTTACCTGATGACCGGCGAGTTCGACTTCGTCATGGTGGCCAAGTTTCGAGATGCTACCGAGTACACCGACTATATCTACCGGTTTCTCGATACGTACCGGAATATTCCGATTCGTACGTATACCTCTACCTTGGTAGTGCGTACGGTGAAGAAATCTTATGAGTTGCCACTGGGAGGAGGGTTGCAGCACGCCGTCGATGCCTGA
- a CDS encoding LysR family transcriptional regulator gives MVRVDDLQVFVTTASAGSFSAAARLLDISPALASGAVQRLEGSLGARLFVRSTRRLRLSDDGERYLAHARQALEALGNGEVALTEGRDEIAGVLRLSMPSDLGRNVLLPWLDEFQQSHPKLLLQLRVSDQVADLVGQQLDASIRYGQLADSSLVSLMLAAKNRRTVCASPDYIARHGAPATLQDLARHNCLRYVMGEQTYERWSFDTHDGVSTVQVTGDRVSDDADIVRRWGVAGFGIIYKSRLDVLTDLRAGRLIELFAGDCGQPAPLQLVCAHRTSLTPAVQALRAFLTERFEQILAVGG, from the coding sequence ATAGTTCGGGTTGATGATCTTCAGGTCTTCGTCACCACAGCATCTGCAGGGAGTTTCTCGGCAGCGGCCAGGTTACTGGATATCTCGCCGGCACTGGCCAGTGGGGCCGTCCAGCGCCTGGAGGGCAGCCTGGGCGCCAGGTTGTTCGTGCGCTCCACGCGGCGCTTGCGGCTATCGGACGATGGCGAGCGATACCTGGCCCATGCTCGCCAAGCCCTGGAGGCACTGGGTAACGGTGAGGTTGCCCTGACCGAGGGCCGTGATGAAATCGCCGGCGTACTACGCCTTTCCATGCCTTCGGATCTCGGCAGAAATGTGCTCCTGCCCTGGCTTGATGAGTTCCAGCAGTCGCATCCCAAGTTGCTGCTGCAACTGCGGGTCAGCGATCAGGTAGCTGATCTTGTCGGCCAGCAACTGGATGCGAGTATCAGATATGGGCAGCTTGCAGATTCCAGCCTTGTCTCGCTGATGCTCGCCGCGAAAAATCGCAGAACGGTTTGCGCGTCACCCGACTATATCGCTCGACATGGCGCGCCAGCCACTCTGCAAGATCTGGCCCGGCACAACTGCCTGCGCTATGTGATGGGCGAACAGACCTACGAGCGATGGAGCTTCGATACGCACGATGGAGTCAGTACCGTACAGGTGACCGGCGACCGCGTTAGCGACGACGCCGATATCGTTCGGCGCTGGGGCGTTGCAGGTTTCGGCATCATCTACAAATCCAGGCTGGACGTTCTGACGGACCTGCGCGCAGGGCGCCTGATCGAGTTGTTCGCGGGTGATTGCGGTCAACCTGCACCTTTGCAACTGGTGTGCGCTCACCGAACATCGCTCACGCCGGCTGTTCAGGCGCTGAGAGCGTTCTTGACCGAGCGTTTCGAGCAGATCCTGGCTGTTGGTGGATGA